TCTGCGGCCGCGCGCAGCAGTTGCCGGCGCGTCCGCTTGCCGCTCTGCGGCGCAACGAGCAGGGCGATCCCCGCGCCGACTGCCAGGCCCACCACCAGGCCGGCAAAGAAGTTGATGCGTGACGAAGTGTCCTGATAGTACATACCGCCTCCTCGACTCGGGAAAGCGCGTGAGCCCCGCCCCACCGTGCAACGCCTGTGCCGCGCTTCATGGCGGAGCTGCGGACCGGGCGGAGTGCATGAGCCGCTCGATCTCCTCCGGGCGACGCGGCGCACCCGCGGAAAGCAGCTCGTAGCCCCCAGCAGTGACCAGCACGTCATCCTCGATGCGGATGCCGAGCCGCTCGTCCGGCAGGTAAATACCGGGCTCTACCGTGAGCACCATGCCGGGCGCGAGCGGAGTGGACCTGTCCCCCACGTCGTGCACGTCCATGCCCAGCCAATGCGAGAGCCCATGGATGAAGTAGCGATCACAGCTTTGCGCACCACACAGGTCGCGGGAATGCTCGCGCAGGTACTCGCGTGCGATCCGGTTCAGAGTCGCCAAGGTTGCCCCGGGCCGCACCGAGTCCAGCGCCGCCTGCTGCGCACCCAACACCAGCTCGTAGAGCCGGCGCTGCCGCCCGGTGAACCGCCCCGAGACCGGCAGGGTACGGGTCACGTCCGCACTGTAATAACCGAACTCCGCCCCCACATCCACCACTACCAGCTCCCCAGCCTGCATCTGCCGGCGGCCGTCATCATAGTGCAGGATGGCCGAATTAGGTCCCGAGCCGACGATGCTGGGAAAGCCCAGGCGCTCGGCGCCGCGCCGGCGGAACGTATACTCGACCAGCGCCTCGAGCTCGTACTCCCATACCCCGGGCCGCAGCGCTCGCATGGCCTGCCGCTGCGCTTCCACGGTGATCTCGACAGCACGGCGCAGCCGCCCCAGCTCGTCCGCGTCCTTGACCAGCCGGAGCGCCGCCAATTCGACGCGCAGGTCTCGGACCTCGAGCTCCGGCCCGAACACCAGCTCGCGAAACAGCACCAGCCGCCCCTCGGCCTCGCCCCGCTTCACGTACAGCCGACCCGTGCGCGCCGGCGAGCCGGCCGCCAGCACCAGGTTCCGGATCTCGGCCTCGGCATTCTCGGCCGCGCTGATGTCGGCGATACCGGTCATCCGCCTGGCCTCCTCGCCCGGCCCGAGCTGCGGGCCGGTCCAGCGCTCGGCCGCCGAGTCCGGTGCCGGTAGATAGAGCTTCACCCCCTCGAGCGTGTCCGCACGAGCTACCAGGACCAGCCACGAGCCGGGCGTTTCCAGCCCGGTGAGGTAGAAAAAATCGTTGTCCTGGCGGAAGTCACCGTCCTGCGGGTAGTCGCCCTCGATGCTCCGCGCGGACGCGGAACGGAGCACCGCAACGCCGTTGCCGATGCGCCGGCCCAGCGCCGCCCGCCGAGCCGACAGGCGCTCCGCAGGCACCGGCCCGGCCGGCGAGCCGAGCTGGGCCGGCGCAGCCGGCGCCCCGAGCAGGATCAACCCGAGCGCGCCCGTCCCCCAGCGCGCGCTGGCCAGCAGCTTCTTCATGAAAGGCACCGCTCCACCGAGATCCCGTGCCTGTGGCAGCTCCTGCGACTCGCGCCGCCGCGGCCGCCACCCCGCCGCCCCGCCGCACGGCCGCTTGCAGCCCAGCCGTCCCCTGGCGTAGATTGATGAAATTTGGACCACCACGCTGCCGAGCGTCAACGCCTGTCTTCATGTCGCGTCCCTTCCCGCCCCGCTCCGCGCCGTACCCGAGAATGTGCCCGGGACGGCGTCCGTAGCTGGCACCGCTCC
This Gemmatimonadota bacterium DNA region includes the following protein-coding sequences:
- a CDS encoding aminopeptidase P family protein; the encoded protein is MKKLLASARWGTGALGLILLGAPAAPAQLGSPAGPVPAERLSARRAALGRRIGNGVAVLRSASARSIEGDYPQDGDFRQDNDFFYLTGLETPGSWLVLVARADTLEGVKLYLPAPDSAAERWTGPQLGPGEEARRMTGIADISAAENAEAEIRNLVLAAGSPARTGRLYVKRGEAEGRLVLFRELVFGPELEVRDLRVELAALRLVKDADELGRLRRAVEITVEAQRQAMRALRPGVWEYELEALVEYTFRRRGAERLGFPSIVGSGPNSAILHYDDGRRQMQAGELVVVDVGAEFGYYSADVTRTLPVSGRFTGRQRRLYELVLGAQQAALDSVRPGATLATLNRIAREYLREHSRDLCGAQSCDRYFIHGLSHWLGMDVHDVGDRSTPLAPGMVLTVEPGIYLPDERLGIRIEDDVLVTAGGYELLSAGAPRRPEEIERLMHSARSAAPP
- a CDS encoding YtxH domain-containing protein translates to MYYQDTSSRINFFAGLVVGLAVGAGIALLVAPQSGKRTRRQLLRAAADAREGAGQRWQGVAEELRSSVDAGRRRFGL